The Arvicola amphibius chromosome 5, mArvAmp1.2, whole genome shotgun sequence genome contains the following window.
tttctttctttctttttctttctttctttttaaatactggtcttactatgtagttttggctggaactcacagtgtagtccaggctggccttaaactaatAGATATTTGcttacctcccaagtgttgggattaaaggtgtgtgccaccatggccagcatttttcccatttttacacAAAAGGAATCTGAATCCATCTTGGTAAGTAACTTACAGGTTGTCTCAGCTAGTGAGTGTTGGAGCATTTGAACCATGACTCATCTGAGTTTGTTCTCCTATGTGGGTCCTTTAGAGGCCTCATTTGTGGAGAGGGGATGTGGGAACCCCCTGACCTCAGGCCACTCAGGGAGGGCTGTGTTCAGAGATGGTCCCTTATGCTCTCAGGCCATTCCAGGCAGGGTTTGACTTGGGGCATTTTCTGTGAACACTTCTGCCTAGCAACATCTGTGTCATGATTCCTGATAATTCTGATTGGCTTCTGACTTTAgtcagttactttttttttcttaattacataAGAAGGAAGTACAAAGGAGGAAGTAAAACCAGGAGGTGACAGAGTTGGCACTCAATCAAAACCAAGGGCCAGACGATCTAGAGACATAGAGGCTGGGTGTGATTGTGcaagcctataatctcagcatttgagaagtggaggcaggaggatcaggagtatAAGGCCAGCCGCATCTACATGAGAccatctcataaaaacaaaataacagtaaattcaataaaagaggaaggagggcagaTGCTAGATTTGAAGTATTATTGATGGAGTAAATGTGTTAGGTGTTGGAGCCAAGTGTTTCAtctctacattatttttatttatttaggtttttgttttgttttgttttttgagacagggtttctctttgtagccctgactgccctggaagtcagtctgtagaccaggctggcctcgaactccggGATcctacttcctctgcctcccaagtgctgggattaaaggcgtgcgccactgctgcccCCTCCATCTCTGTTATTTAACAACCTCTCATCCCAAGCTTTTACCCATTTCACATGCAGAAGGGTCGGCTTGCTCACTCACCCCCCCCAGAGCTAGGCCAGTGGAAGAGCTGAGAAGCCAGTCTACTAGATCTGAGTACAGGGTAGAAGGGCGGCCCAGGGGTTCCGCGAGTCACCCAAGCAGATAATAAAGCAGAGGACCTTGAGCCCAGGCTGCATCTTCCTTTAGAAGGCCAAGAAGCTGAAAGTACTCCCCTTCCTAGTCTGACCTCCCTTCCCCAACAAAGAGTTTTTGCTTTCTCCTTCCAAAACAACTCTTCCTTGGCTCAGCTGTTGACTTGGGAAATACAGAGGGTCAGCGAGCAGAGAGCTAATGAGAATTAGCTGTGTCTGTGACATCGTAAGTTACTAGACAGACAGGTCTCCTGGCATTTCCTAAATCTCCCTTCCTGGTTGCTGGAGTAGGCAAGACTAAGACTGgttatgaaaatttcaaatggaGTCTGTCTTAGTCTGAGTTACTATAATATACTCTACatacatgttttatatataatatatatactatatatatataattataaatactaTATTCTATATACAGATTGAGAGATATGTGTCCAGAGATTTATTTCCCACAGGTTAAGAGGCtgagaagtccaagatcaaggtgcTGACACCTGATGATGACGGTCTTGCCGTGttgtaaatgtttaaatgttgGAGCCCAAATCCCTTGGttaagcccttttttttttttttttttttttttttttttttttttttttttggcagggtttctctgtagtttggagcctgatctggaactcgctctgtagaccaggttggcctcaaactcagagacatccacctgcctctgcctcccaagtgctgcgattaaaggcatgcgccactccTGCCTGGCAAAACCCTGTCATTTTAAAGGGGACAAGTTCAAACGACAGCAGAGCACTGATAGTTCTTTCCATCTAAGGGCTAAGTGGGGGAAGAATGGATGGGAACTTTCCAGGTCTGGAGTCATGATCCTTATGTTCCATACTGTAACACGAGCACGCACCCTCTCCACCCGCCACCTCCTCTCCACCCTCACCCAAGACAGTAGTCAAAGCGTCAAACTGTAAGCAATCACTGAGGTCTGAGAGTCTggccacccaagagcatgggacgTTCATCCGGGCCTAGCCATCAATGTTGCTGTTGAATTTCCCCCATCATCACTTGGGTATCACTTCAAGGTGCTTCTATGGCCATAGGAAGATCTGTCTCAAAGAGAACcatgctggggagacagctcagctgagAAAGTTCTTGCTACACAAGCacaacaacctgagtttgaatctcgaACACCCATTTGAAGAACAAGTGCTAATCCtagtgttggggaggcagagacaagagggtcCCTGGGCTTGTTGACGAGGCAGTCTAGTGGAATCTTtgtgttccaggttcagtgagagaccctgcctcaaaacataaggtggagagcaattgaggaaaacATCCGAAGTgaacctctggtctctacacatatgtacacatgagtaCCCATATGAACACGGACCTACAGCAAATACCACAACTCCCCTGCCACATACCCCCCCACCACACCGACACACACATCTCACATACCCCCCCACATACCTCCCCaccacatattacacacacacacccccatacactatatacacataccacacacacacactacacacattccacacacactacacacacatacccccaccacatataacacacacacacacctcgtacactatacacacataccacacacatcacacacactacacacacacaccccccaccacatataccacacacacacactccacataaTACATACTCACCACatacacccaccacacacacatatccccaccacaaacaccacacacacatactacacataccacacccacacccacggGTTGGGGAAGAACCACGTTTTAGAATTGCTGGGTGAGAACGACTCGTGTGATGCATGACGAAACCTGGGAGACTGGTGGAGATTTGTCCAGAGATTCCCGGGCTGTGTCCAGGGCTGTGTCCCTGGAGCAGGTGGCACCTGGCCCTGTTCCAGCTGGATAATGCTCCTCCCCACTTGTAAGATGTCTAGGTTCCACTTCTCTTTGCTGTCCTTTCCACAttgccttcccctttctctttaagCCTGACGTCACTGCAGGGACTGGGGATAACGCGGGGGATGGAAACCCTTCTTCCTCTTACACAGTAAAAGCACCTATCTTTTTCTGCCaactaaaatacataaataaacaaacaaacaaaaccgaaTCCTTTTCCCCTGAGGGTAGCTCTGCTCCTCAGATCTCCAGGGCAGAGGGAACCTGAGTAAAGAGGGAGGACAGGCCATTTTACCTGTCACTGTACAAATGGGACACAAAACCCAGAGTAGGCAAGGAACTTGgctcctttttttccccatagaAGTTGGGCCCCAGGTGGATCTAATTTCTTCCCAGGAAGGACAATGGTGGtcggctggggtggggggcaggggaaTGTTCTCACACACACCTCTATGACAGGGTAATGGGGAAGGCTTGACAGAAGTCTGAAGGGGCATAGGTGGAGCCATATGTCCCCACTCCCAACCAGCCTCCAACTCTGGATCCTACCTTTACTCCCTCTTCACAACAGGTGCAGCCGTGGGGCCCTGTACACCGGCTTTTCTGTCCTGGTGGCTCTGCTCTTGGCTGGGCAGGCCACCACGGCTTACTTCCTGTACCAGCAGCAGGGCCGTCTAGACAAGCTGACCGTCACCTCCCAGAACCTGCAACTGGAGAGCCTTCGCATGAAGCTTCCTAAATGTGCGTGTCCCTTGCCTCACAAGCCCCACCATTTCTCCATCtagcccctcccccgccccattCCCGGGTTCCAGATCTCAACCCCTGGCCCCCTACTCCCTTGGACCTGGACTCATGCTGTCTGTCCTCCCTGCCTCACAGCTGCTAAACCTGTCAGCCAGATGCGGATGGCTACCCCCTTGCTGATGCGGCCACTGCCCATGGAAAACATGCTCCACGGGGTAAGGAAGGTGGCAGGAAGGAAATGGTAGCTGATCTAGGCAGAGAACAGGTGCCAAAGCAGAGGGGCAAAAGGGTAATGACTGGCAAGGAAGCAAGGTCCTAACTGCTGGGGAGGAGCAGGGGCCACTTCAGAGAAGCTTGCCAGGGTGATGGAGGTTACCCTGATGGGGAGAGGTAACTCTTACCCGCCACAGTCCCTCACCTCCTCCAAGCCTCTGACAGCAACGTTACTCATAAAACTATCGGtaccttccccagggaagagcatgccAATTggctgtccagtgccaaatggtcagccctgaaaacatacatataggtAGCAATACGGACTGGACAGGTTTTAATTAGGAATATAtagcatatacataaacatataagcAAGCAATAACAGTgaataaaaaagaggccatgaatttggagGAGAGCAGTAGGGGCATATGGAGagattggagggagaaaaggaaagggagaaacgtggtaattaaattataatcttaaaGCTTAGGCTAGCCTGACCAGAGGGGACATGGAGGCAGAAAGGGGGTGAATAGCTGGAGCTCCCATGTTAGGAGGTGACAGAGCTGAGCTGGCGAGTGCATGGACTTGACTCTTTCTAGACTCCAGCTGCTGTGTTCGCCCCTCCCCGTCCTTCCCACTTCTCAGCCAGTGCTGCTAACCCTGTTCCCTCTCCCACAGCCTGTGCAGAATGTTACTAAGTACGGCAACATGACCCAGGACCACGTGATGCACCTGCTCCTGGTGAGTGTCAGAGCCGGTGGATGGTCCCGTTCCTCGTGGGACCCGGACCCTCGTTCACATGCTAGGCTCACTATAAACTCAGCACCGCTCACCCCAAGGAATAGAAGGTGGTTATTAAATACTGCATCCAGTCCAACCTACTTCCTGTCTTCAGATAAGTGTCTGTGttgcctggaactggctgtgctatgtagaccaggttggccttgcacTCGAAGAGATGTGCCTGCTCTGCCCCCTGAGTTTTGGGTTTAAGGGTGTGTGTCGCTACACCAGGCTCTAGCCTCCTCACTTTTGGGATGGAAAAATTAAGGCCCAAGTCTTGCATGTGACTTGTCATGATATCCTGTTCTCCTTCCAAAATTAATATCTCACATGCCTGCTCTGGACCAGGTACTACATAGTTCTCAGTCTGCAGCAGGAGAGCAACTTTAACACACCAGTGACCAGGTGGTGAGGGACACGCAGCTGGCTGTGAGGACAGGCAGAGGACCTAGTCTAGCTAGGGGTGGTCAGGAGGTCTTTGGAGATAAGACCTTCAAAACAAGCAGGCATCTGAAGGGAGAAAACCAGTGGTGCTCGTAAGGTTGGTTTGGACCCTGACAGGAGCTACACAGCTGGGTGGCCCatacccctccctgctctctgtcACCAAAGCCAAGGTCCAGGCTTGCTGTGGCGAACATTCCTCAGCACATAGTGTGCACACTTCCCCTTGCTGATCATGGCGTTCTTTGTAACTTTCCGCTTGCCCTGCCAATCTGCAGAGATCTGGACCCCTGGTGTACCCACAGCTGAAGGGGACCTTTCCGGAGAACCTGAAGCATCTTAAGAGCTCCATGGATGGTCTGGACTGGAAGGTGAGCAGCTTCCGTTGACTCACCTCTTCCCACGGCAGTCTCAGGACTAGAGAGTGGCAAGGGGTGTGTGGGCTAGGGGAGCTGGTCTCTGGGCTACAGGGGGCCTTCGAAATCCACAAAACCCTGTGTGTCTTTGAGAGGCACCCAGGCTGCAGCTGGACTCCAGATGTTGGGCCTGTCTGATCCTCCAAGTTTGTGGTCAGGGTAAAGTCCGGTAGGGTGCGGTGTTGATTCCTGACCCTGATGACCCTGATGACCTGCCTCTGTTCCCGTTAGGTCTTTGAGAGCTGGATGAAACAATGGCTCTTGTTTGAAATGAGCAAGAACTCCCTGGAGGAGAAGCCCACCAAGGCTCCGCCTAAAGGTACCAGATGGGAGCCTCCGGGTGCCAGGGCCCCCTGGAGCTGCTGAAGTTAGGGCCTCCAGCACTCTTAAAGGAAACTTGCTGCAGCACCCCTTCCTCTCAGCTCACTGTGTCTTCTTGTCCGTTCCTTCAGCGTTTGGAAACCCTGACATGTTGTCCCCGTTGGTCTGTTCTTTCACACACATACCGAGAATAGAGGcctcttgtctctctgtcttggaGCAAAACCAACTTGAAACATACCAGGCATGGGGTCCTCGGAAGGACACCTCCCCAGCAGCACACCTCAGCACTTGAGGAGCAGGGGTCATAGAGTCAGTGAATGCCCAGGACCCTAGGCACAGCTCACTTC
Protein-coding sequences here:
- the Cd74 gene encoding HLA class II histocompatibility antigen gamma chain isoform X1 encodes the protein MDDQRDLISNHEQLPMLGQRPRAPERCSRGALYTGFSVLVALLLAGQATTAYFLYQQQGRLDKLTVTSQNLQLESLRMKLPKSAKPVSQMRMATPLLMRPLPMENMLHGPVQNVTKYGNMTQDHVMHLLLRSGPLVYPQLKGTFPENLKHLKSSMDGLDWKVFESWMKQWLLFEMSKNSLEEKPTKAPPKASVLTKCQEEVSHIPAVHPGAFRPKCDENGNYMPLQCYGSTGYCWCVFPNGTEVPHTKSRGRHNCSEPLDLEDPSSGLGVTKQDLGLAM
- the Cd74 gene encoding HLA class II histocompatibility antigen gamma chain isoform X2, whose protein sequence is MDDQRDLISNHEQLPMLGQRPRAPERCSRGALYTGFSVLVALLLAGQATTAYFLYQQQGRLDKLTVTSQNLQLESLRMKLPKSAKPVSQMRMATPLLMRPLPMENMLHGPVQNVTKYGNMTQDHVMHLLLRSGPLVYPQLKGTFPENLKHLKSSMDGLDWKVFESWMKQWLLFEMSKNSLEEKPTKAPPKEPLDLEDPSSGLGVTKQDLGLAM